From a region of the Streptococcus ruminantium genome:
- a CDS encoding membrane protein, giving the protein MKNYKNSALLGVPITMIILGVATPTSNPWWIKPLILTITIILQLILLSILFRIQPNQRQQAYFGLTEKLYTCTLLTTMGIYTKGIWAITPDTNPAWLKHLFLGLSLLILVGFFLYFAIKKVDEKADDRFYINLAKAASLTLILVLSSLMVLSIITFFMPFSLNAGMVLIYGATMIFIFDIGFWIFEKRGG; this is encoded by the coding sequence ATGAAAAACTATAAAAATTCAGCTTTACTTGGAGTTCCAATTACCATGATTATTTTGGGTGTTGCCACTCCCACCAGTAACCCTTGGTGGATAAAACCATTGATTCTGACCATTACTATTATCTTACAACTCATTCTTTTGTCCATTCTCTTCCGAATTCAACCAAACCAAAGGCAGCAAGCATATTTTGGACTGACTGAAAAACTGTATACTTGTACCCTATTAACTACCATGGGAATCTATACCAAAGGAATTTGGGCAATCACACCAGATACCAACCCTGCTTGGCTCAAACATCTTTTTCTTGGGCTCAGTCTCCTGATCCTAGTTGGCTTCTTCCTCTACTTCGCCATCAAGAAAGTCGACGAAAAGGCTGATGATCGTTTCTACATCAACCTAGCCAAGGCAGCTTCTTTGACCCTGATTTTGGTACTGTCAAGTCTGATGGTTCTTAGTATCATTACCTTCTTCATGCCATTTAGCCTGAATGCTGGCATGGTCCTCATCTATGGAGCCACTATGATTTTCATCTTTGACATCGGTTTCTGGATTTTTGAAAAGCGTGGTGGGTGA
- a CDS encoding helix-turn-helix transcriptional regulator produces the protein MVKIETNLKEWRKKKKISQQELAQEIGVRRETIVHLENNRYNPSLEMALRIAEVFGCRVEEIFQLKKKEEPR, from the coding sequence ATGGTAAAGATTGAAACCAACCTCAAAGAATGGCGAAAGAAAAAGAAAATAAGCCAACAAGAACTGGCTCAAGAAATTGGTGTGCGACGAGAAACGATTGTCCATTTGGAGAACAATCGTTATAATCCTTCTCTCGAAATGGCCCTCAGAATTGCGGAAGTCTTCGGTTGTCGGGTTGAGGAAATCTTTCAACTCAAAAAGAAAGAAGAGCCGAGATGA
- the tuf gene encoding elongation factor Tu — MAKEKYDRSKPHVNIGTIGHVDHGKTTLTAAITTVLARRLPSSVNQPKDYASIDAAPEERERGITINTAHVEYETEKRHYAHIDAPGHADYVKNMITGAAQMDGAILVVASTDGPMPQTREHILLSRQVGVKHLIVFMNKVDLVDDEELLELVEMEIRDLLSEYDFPGDDLPVIQGSALKALEGDAKYEDIVMELMNTVDEYIPEPERDTDKPLLLPVEDVFSITGRGTVASGRIDRGTVRVNDEIEIVGLQEEKSKAVVTGVEMFRKQLDEGLAGDNVGVLLRGVQRDEIERGQVISKPGSINPHTKFKGEVYILTKEEGGRHTPFFDNYRPQFYFRTTDVTGSIKLPEGTEMVMPGDNVTIDVELIHPIAVEQGTTFSIREGGRTVGSGMVTEIEA; from the coding sequence ATGGCAAAAGAAAAATACGATCGTAGTAAACCACACGTTAACATTGGTACAATTGGACACGTTGACCACGGTAAAACTACTTTGACTGCAGCTATCACAACTGTATTGGCACGTCGCTTGCCTTCATCAGTTAACCAACCTAAAGACTATGCGTCTATCGATGCTGCTCCAGAAGAACGCGAACGTGGTATCACTATCAACACTGCACACGTTGAGTACGAAACTGAAAAACGTCACTATGCTCACATCGACGCTCCAGGACACGCGGACTACGTTAAAAACATGATCACTGGTGCTGCCCAAATGGATGGTGCGATCTTGGTAGTAGCTTCAACTGACGGTCCAATGCCACAAACTCGTGAGCACATCCTTCTTTCACGTCAGGTTGGCGTTAAACACCTTATCGTCTTCATGAACAAAGTTGACTTGGTTGACGATGAAGAATTGCTTGAGTTGGTTGAAATGGAAATCCGTGACCTTCTTTCAGAATACGACTTCCCAGGTGATGATCTTCCAGTTATCCAAGGTTCAGCTCTTAAAGCTCTTGAAGGTGACGCTAAGTACGAAGACATCGTTATGGAATTGATGAACACTGTTGATGAGTACATTCCAGAACCAGAACGTGATACTGACAAGCCATTGCTTCTTCCAGTCGAAGACGTATTCTCAATCACTGGTCGCGGTACTGTAGCTTCAGGACGTATTGACCGTGGTACTGTTCGTGTCAACGACGAAATCGAAATCGTTGGTCTTCAAGAAGAAAAATCTAAAGCAGTTGTTACTGGTGTTGAGATGTTCCGTAAACAACTTGATGAAGGTCTTGCCGGCGATAACGTTGGTGTGCTTCTTCGTGGTGTTCAACGTGACGAAATCGAACGTGGTCAAGTTATCTCTAAACCAGGTTCAATCAACCCACACACTAAATTCAAAGGTGAAGTTTATATCCTTACTAAAGAAGAAGGTGGACGTCACACTCCATTCTTCGACAACTACCGTCCACAGTTCTACTTCCGTACAACTGACGTAACTGGTTCAATCAAATTGCCAGAAGGTACTGAAATGGTAATGCCTGGTGATAACGTAACTATCGACGTTGAATTGATTCACCCAATCGCTGTTGAACAAGGTACTACTTTCTCTATCCGTGAAGGTGGACGTACTGTTGGTTCAGGTATGGTTACAGAAATCGAAGCTTAA
- a CDS encoding glycoside hydrolase family 13 protein: MTERTALYHRPDSEYAYLYKENQIHLRFRTKFQDVTSICVHHGDPFIFYQQGYQYQAEMEKVASDNLFDYWQVELKTDFGRLQYIFELIGRDGQRLLYGEGGPLAASEEKLHSFMNGFKLPYLHELDRCQVPAWVSGTVWYQIFPDRFARGKASEAKQTFREWNPDLAPSPNDFFGGDLAGIIEHLDYLQDLGITGLYLCPIFKAPSNHKYDTSDYYQIDPQFGTNEELKQLVSKAHQRGMRVMLDAVFNHIGYQSKQWQDVLEKGEHSIYRDWFHIDRFPLVEEKNGQECVNYQTFAFQKEMPKLNTAHPEVKAYLLDIARFWIEECDIDAWRLDVANEIDHQFWKEFRKTVLSIKPDLFILGEIWHSAQSWLVGDEHHSVMNYPLASAIKSFFLTGELTDKEFIASLNSQRFTYRQQVREVLFNLLDSHDTERISTTAKGDKNAIKAALVALFFQVGSPCIYYGTEVGLSGGEDPDCRKVMPWKKEQQDEELLAFVTKLIHLRQTYQTIIQNGKFSLESTEERLLRMTYTNEDKSITLYFNQGKEQVSLPDGCLVCLANGLIENGQEKNLMSKGVALVEHG; encoded by the coding sequence ATGACAGAACGAACAGCTCTTTACCATCGTCCCGATTCAGAGTATGCTTATCTATACAAGGAGAATCAGATCCATCTTCGATTTCGAACCAAGTTTCAAGATGTCACCTCAATATGTGTCCACCATGGAGATCCTTTTATTTTCTACCAACAAGGATACCAATACCAAGCAGAAATGGAAAAAGTCGCTAGCGATAACCTGTTTGACTACTGGCAAGTAGAGCTTAAGACGGACTTTGGTAGATTACAATATATCTTTGAGCTAATCGGTAGGGATGGACAGAGACTCCTCTATGGCGAAGGCGGCCCTCTAGCTGCTTCAGAAGAGAAACTCCATTCATTCATGAACGGCTTCAAACTTCCTTATTTGCATGAGTTGGACAGATGTCAGGTTCCTGCATGGGTTTCAGGAACAGTTTGGTATCAAATTTTTCCAGACCGTTTTGCTAGAGGAAAGGCATCGGAAGCAAAGCAGACGTTTAGAGAGTGGAATCCAGACCTAGCACCAAGTCCAAATGATTTTTTTGGTGGAGATTTAGCAGGGATTATCGAGCATCTGGACTATTTACAAGATTTAGGCATCACAGGTCTATACCTCTGTCCGATTTTTAAAGCGCCCAGTAATCATAAGTATGACACGAGCGATTATTACCAGATCGATCCTCAATTTGGCACGAACGAAGAGTTGAAACAATTGGTTTCCAAAGCTCATCAGCGTGGGATGAGAGTCATGCTGGACGCTGTCTTCAACCATATTGGTTACCAGTCTAAACAATGGCAGGATGTACTCGAAAAAGGGGAACATTCAATCTATCGCGATTGGTTTCATATTGATCGTTTTCCGTTGGTGGAAGAAAAGAACGGACAAGAATGTGTAAACTACCAGACCTTTGCTTTTCAAAAGGAAATGCCCAAGCTAAATACTGCACATCCAGAGGTAAAGGCCTATCTTCTGGATATTGCTCGCTTTTGGATAGAAGAATGTGATATTGATGCTTGGCGATTGGATGTTGCCAATGAAATTGACCATCAATTTTGGAAGGAATTTAGAAAAACGGTTTTGTCCATCAAGCCAGACTTATTCATTCTTGGGGAAATCTGGCACAGTGCCCAATCGTGGCTAGTGGGAGATGAGCACCACTCCGTTATGAACTATCCACTAGCTAGCGCAATAAAATCATTTTTCTTAACGGGAGAGTTAACAGACAAAGAATTTATAGCTTCGCTGAATAGCCAACGGTTTACCTATCGTCAGCAGGTGAGAGAAGTTCTCTTTAATCTACTGGATTCGCATGATACAGAGCGAATTAGTACGACTGCTAAAGGAGATAAGAATGCGATCAAAGCGGCTTTAGTTGCCCTCTTCTTTCAAGTAGGAAGCCCTTGTATCTACTACGGGACAGAAGTGGGACTATCTGGTGGAGAGGATCCAGATTGTAGGAAGGTTATGCCGTGGAAAAAAGAACAGCAAGATGAGGAGTTGCTGGCTTTTGTGACAAAGCTCATCCATTTGCGACAAACCTACCAAACGATCATTCAGAATGGAAAATTCTCCTTGGAGTCAACTGAAGAACGGCTATTAAGGATGACCTACACTAACGAAGACAAGTCCATTACTCTCTACTTTAACCAAGGGAAAGAACAGGTCAGTCTTCCCGATGGCTGCCTTGTCTGCCTAGCCAATGGTCTGATTGAAAATGGACAAGAGAAAAATCTCATGTCCAAGGGGGTAGCCCTCGTAGAACATGGATAA
- a CDS encoding anti sigma factor C-terminal domain-containing protein, whose translation MMMKTFEIAAKRSKKKQLIKVVGLSIIGVLVVTGIGIRTLQLLTANHANTVYKEHELLTQVAYPNIEYSTYYYKATGMFAGAVHADRHKNLAGIPVAFGDYEYHYDWMGSYHDPSQDGASYKKGGAYDRQTWTKLPLFFNTDVSNRDNTANSPSKELAMVKDMPNQLVEVAITFNKRYSYADLQKMLPKNLQQNWYWIGTQSKQEAPDRIDQLFGLRAEALQVVKLDDTSPQEIRERNALTPMKELVGKYKMSIGDYKLSNDLQAFLDKFGHTDFTKQSDIDKMEFAGVILTGQAEDFAQLENAEWIYASSIGSSTPKQPYHR comes from the coding sequence ATGATGATGAAAACTTTTGAAATTGCAGCAAAGAGAAGCAAGAAGAAACAGTTGATAAAAGTGGTAGGTTTATCCATTATAGGAGTATTGGTAGTGACAGGAATCGGCATAAGAACCTTACAACTGTTAACAGCTAATCATGCTAATACAGTCTATAAAGAACATGAATTATTGACTCAAGTTGCTTACCCAAATATCGAATATTCGACCTACTACTACAAGGCTACTGGTATGTTTGCAGGGGCTGTTCATGCTGATCGCCATAAAAATTTAGCAGGGATTCCTGTGGCATTTGGTGATTATGAATATCACTATGATTGGATGGGAAGCTATCACGATCCTTCGCAGGACGGTGCTTCTTATAAAAAAGGGGGTGCGTATGATCGGCAAACCTGGACAAAATTGCCACTATTTTTCAATACCGATGTTTCAAACAGAGATAACACGGCCAACTCTCCAAGTAAAGAATTGGCGATGGTTAAAGATATGCCCAATCAGCTAGTAGAAGTAGCGATTACTTTTAACAAGAGATATAGCTATGCCGATTTGCAGAAAATGCTTCCAAAAAATTTGCAGCAAAATTGGTATTGGATTGGTACACAATCTAAGCAAGAAGCGCCTGATCGTATTGATCAGTTATTTGGACTGAGAGCAGAAGCGCTGCAGGTTGTAAAGCTAGATGATACATCTCCACAGGAAATAAGAGAACGAAATGCTTTGACACCTATGAAAGAATTGGTAGGGAAATACAAAATGTCTATTGGAGATTACAAGTTATCCAATGATCTTCAAGCTTTTTTAGACAAGTTTGGTCACACAGACTTTACCAAACAATCAGACATTGATAAAATGGAGTTTGCGGGAGTTATTTTGACAGGTCAGGCAGAGGATTTTGCCCAACTTGAAAATGCAGAATGGATATATGCATCTAGTATTGGATCTTCTACTCCAAAACAACCGTATCATAGGTGA
- a CDS encoding RNA polymerase sigma factor, producing MIIKLDEYEKEIIGIAEEISYYLQKSGATLADSQDIAQDVLVKILESDIVLPFEKLRAWLYRSAVRAYIDKYRRDKRYHELLQKEFFSKQAMVQYDHEGYEDLYQAVAELPDKYQLVIDLFYFQEMSVQEIAHILGNSQSLVKINLYRGRKQLAKLLKKKGYDDENF from the coding sequence ATTATCATCAAGCTGGATGAATATGAAAAAGAAATTATCGGCATTGCTGAGGAAATTTCCTACTACTTGCAAAAATCAGGCGCCACACTTGCAGATAGTCAGGATATTGCTCAGGATGTGCTGGTCAAAATTCTAGAATCTGATATTGTTCTTCCTTTTGAAAAACTACGAGCCTGGCTCTATCGTTCAGCAGTCAGAGCCTATATTGATAAATACAGGAGAGACAAACGCTACCATGAGTTACTACAGAAAGAATTTTTCAGTAAGCAAGCCATGGTTCAGTACGACCATGAGGGGTATGAAGACCTTTATCAGGCAGTAGCAGAATTACCAGACAAGTACCAACTTGTCATTGACCTATTCTATTTTCAGGAGATGAGTGTCCAAGAAATTGCTCATATCTTAGGAAATAGCCAGAGTCTTGTTAAAATCAACCTCTATCGAGGGCGAAAACAACTAGCAAAATTATTGAAAAAGAAAGGTTATGATGATGAAAACTTTTGA